From the Labilithrix sp. genome, the window CGTTAGTGATCGCGAAAAGATGACCGAGGCGATCAGGTTGGACGAGAGCTGGAAGGTCCCTTTGGCGGGCGAGCTCGGCGCGCCCTACATGGCCGAGCTGAAGCGCTTCCTGCTGGCCGAGAAGGCGCGCGGCGCGCGGATCTTCCCCAAGGGAAGCGAATATTTTCGCGCGCTCGATTTGACGCCGCTCGAACAGGTGCGCGTCGTCGTCCTCGGCCAGGATCCCTATCACGGCGCGGGGCAGGCGCACGGTCTGTGCTTCTCGGTTCGGCACGGCGTCCGCTTGCCGCCGAGCCTCGAGAACATCTACCGCGAGCTGGAGACCGATCTCGGCATCGAGTGCCCCCGCCATGGGTTCCTGGAGCATTGGGCGAAACAGGGAGTGCTCCTGCTCAACAGCGTGCTCACCGTCGAGATGGGCCGCGCCGCTTCGCACCAAGGCAAAGGCTGGGAGCGCTTCACCGACGCGATCGTCCGGCTCGTGAATGAGAGGCCGGAGCCCGTCGTGTTCATGCTCTGGGGGTCCTACGCGCAGCGCAAAGCCTCCTTCGTCGATGCGTCGCGCCACCTGGTGCTGAAAGCCGCGCATCCCTCGCCGCTCTCGGCTCAGAGCGGATTCTTCGGTTGCCGCCATTTCTCCAAAGCAAACGCCTTCCTCGAATCGAAGGGCCTGAAGCCGATCGATTGGACCTTGCCCGATCTCTGAACGACCCGACATCGCGCCGAAGCCCGAGGCGACGGAGTCGTCACTCCGCGTCGTCGTAGTCGGTGCGTAGACCGTGCACGTACGCGCAGCCGCGGCCGTCCTTCTTCGCGAGGTAGAGTTGCTGGTCCGCGGCCGCGAACAGGCCGTCGCGTGGCGCAGCTCTCTGGCCACGTCGCGCCGCCGATCGAGAGCGAGATGTCGACGGCGCGCGCCGCGCCGCCGATGCGTCGAGCGGCGGCGGCGAGCTGGTCGACGTTGACGTCGGGCAAGAGCGCCACGAACTCGTCGCCGCCGTAGCGAGCGAGGACGTCGTGCGTGCGGACCGACGCGCCGAGGAGCTGTCCGAGCCGCCGCAGGACGTCGTCTCCCGCCTCGTGCCCGCGCGTGTCGTTGGTGCTCTTGAAGAAGTCCACGTCGATGAGGACGAGCGAGAGGCTCGCGCCGGACCGCGCCGAGCGGGAGCGTTCCTGCTCGAACCGGATCTCGAGCTCGCGACGATTGAGGATGCCCGTGAGCGGATCGGTGCGCGCGTGCTCCGCGACGCGCGCGAGCAGCGAGAGGTTCTCCCAGACGAGCGCGATCTGATCGACGTAGAGACGCACGTGCTCGAGCTGGTCCCTCGTGATGCGCTCCTTCGAGTAGCAGTTGTCCGCGAAGATGAGCCCGAGGAGCTC encodes:
- the ung gene encoding uracil-DNA glycosylase; the encoded protein is MTEAIRLDESWKVPLAGELGAPYMAELKRFLLAEKARGARIFPKGSEYFRALDLTPLEQVRVVVLGQDPYHGAGQAHGLCFSVRHGVRLPPSLENIYRELETDLGIECPRHGFLEHWAKQGVLLLNSVLTVEMGRAASHQGKGWERFTDAIVRLVNERPEPVVFMLWGSYAQRKASFVDASRHLVLKAAHPSPLSAQSGFFGCRHFSKANAFLESKGLKPIDWTLPDL